Proteins encoded within one genomic window of Rhododendron vialii isolate Sample 1 chromosome 1a, ASM3025357v1:
- the LOC131329722 gene encoding uncharacterized protein LOC131329722, with the protein MNSNVEEMGALDSFYDLLRFLLNHSNKKLTETDEISRVTEARFIPRNPVTSLASLPICCYYTYENCFDNNWIRVVSDIIRYSSGEVIGWWLKDVLSSIRNRWENLSVGGFSVSYANEDGYCALHNESDFENMLFLFSNCDRINAKVDENKHSSRLIVGSTINEVGDVDEVGDVDEVGDDELEYVDRMDPVEKYCKHAEPRYLTEAWAHLIEGVGQEFPLGVKEFRQDLAKYAIENGFMYRLVKNDNIRVTAYKRVSSRLVANEIAGIVEKKPKTSPIDMIDMFTDKYGLDLCYHSAWLGVEKAKGGLYGDYEGSFDRLRWYVEAARATNPGIVLRLESDPVTKEFSRLFVSFDSCIKGFNYCRPFMCLDATHLKGRFKGSLLAATGKDANQCLFPVAYAICDAENEANWTWFLGLLRSTLSTRPITFITDRNAGLVNNIPVMFPSCYHAYCLYHIQFNLKDHFPGRFRKGFRNRLIELFNKCAYASSVSVYKAAEEDFYQFGGNKARTFIASVPKEHWSNAYFEGQRYGEMSSSAVESFNNWILKAREMPVFYLVDELRRKIMRQMAARRAKSMKWNSVICPKMDKKLAHFIKKGRSWRIIMSKAGLYEVRCRIPKVVSVEERTCSCGNWQSTGFMCRHAATVIIKACGGEGNLVDHMDPLYLVDAYRRTYEEPIYPVVESDIPDFTKEGDRVINPPRNRRPAGRPKVKRIRSRGEESYTRPNKCGRCHKATKHNRRTCKEPSDI; encoded by the exons ATGAACTCAAACGTTGAGGAGATGGGTGCTTTGGATTCTTTCTATGATCTTCTCCGCTTCCTTCTCAACCATAGTAACAAAAAGCTCACAGAGACGGATGAAATTTCAAGGGTCACGGAAGC ACGATTCATTCCAAGAAATCCAGTCACTAGTCTCGCCTCCCTCCCTATCTG TTGTTATTATACATATGAGAATTGCTTCGACAATAACTGGATAAGAGTCGTATCTGACATT ATTCgct ATTCTTCCGGTGAGGTTATCGGGTGGTGGTTGAAGGATGTCTTAAGCAGTATTCGTAATAGGTGGGAAAATCTGTCTGTTGGTGGGTTTTCTGTTTCATATGCTAATGAGGATGGATATTGTGCTCTTCATAATGAATCTGATTTTGAGAACATGCTTTTCTTATTTAGTAATTGTGATCGCATAAACGCGAAGGTTGATGAGAATAAACATAGTAGCAGGTTAATTGTTGGTAGTACTATTAATGAAGTAGGTGATGTTGATGAAGTGGGTGATGTTGATGAAGTGGGTGATGATGAGTTAGAATATGTGGATAGAATGGACCCCGTGGAAAAGTATTGTAAACATGCTGAGCCTAGGTATTTGACTGAAGCTTGGGCTCATTTGATAGAGGGTGTTGGACAAGAATTTCCCTTAGGTGTGAAGGAGTTCAGGCAGGATCTGGCTAAATATGCGATTGAGAATGGCTTTATGTACCGTTTGGTGAAAAATGACAATATTAGGGTGACAGCT TATAAGCGTGTGTCATCCCGTCTGGTTGCGAATGAGATAGCTGGGATTGTTGAGAAAAAACCCAAGACTTCACCTATCGACATGATAGATATGTTTACGgacaagtatggtcttgatctGTGCTATCATAGTGCTTGGTTAGGTGTTGAAAAGGCAAAGGGGGGATTATATGGAGATTATGAAGGTTCATTCGATAGGCTTCGGTGGTACGTTGAAGCTGCAAGGGCTACGAATCCGGGGATCGTTTTGAGGCTTGAATCTGATCCTGTAACCAAGGAGTTTTCGCGACTGTTTGTGTCGTTTGACTCTTGTATCAAGGGGTTCAACTACTGTCGGCCTTTTATGTGTCTTGATGCGACCCATCTGAAAGGTAGATTCAAAGGATCACTCCTTGCCGCAACAGGGAAAGATGCAAATCAAT GTCTATTCCCTGTAGCTTATGCAATTTGTGATGCTGAAAATGAAGCTAATTGGACTTGGTTTCTTGGCCTTCTAAGGAGTACATTGTCCACTCGTCCTATAACCTTTATTACTGATCGTAACGCAGGTCTTGTCAACAACATTCCTGTTATGTTCCCCAGTTGTTATCATGCATATTGTCTCTATCACATACAGTTTAACTTGAAGGATCACTTTCCGGGACGGTTTAGAAAAGGTTTTCGGAACAGGCTCATTGAATTGTTCAACAAATGTGCATATGCTTCATCGGTGTCGGTTTACAAAGCTGCTGAGGAAGATTTTTACCAATTTGGCGGAAATAAAGCTAGGACCTTTATTGCGAGTGTCCCCAAAGAGCATTGGAGTAACGCCTATTTCGAAGGTCAACGGTATGGCGAGATGAGTTCTAGTGCTGTGGAGTCTTTTAATAATTGGATTCTTAAAGCTCGGGAAATGCCTGTATTTTATTTAGTTGATGAGCTTCGTCGCAAAATTATGAGGCAAATGGCAGCTAGGAGAGCAAAGTCGATGAAATGGAATTCAGTGATTTGTCCGAAGATGGATAAGAAGTTAGCTCACTTTATCAAGAAAGGAAGGTCATGGAGGATCATTATGTCAAAGGCTGGTTTGTACGAAGTACGCTGTCGTATCCCGAAGGTAGTATCTGTTGAGGAAAGGACATGCTCTTGTGGTAATTGGCAATCTACCGGATTCATGTGTAGACATGCTGCAACGGTTATTATAAAAGCTTGTGGAGGGGAAGGAAATTTGGTGGACCACATGGATCCGTTATACCTTGTTGATGCGTATCGGCGTACATATGAAGAACCCATATATCCGGTTGTAGAGAGTGACATTCCTGATTTTACGAAGGAAGGTGACCGGGTTATAAACCCTCCTCGGAATAGGCGGCCAGCGGGTAGGCCCAAAGTTAAACGCATTCGTTCAAGAGGTGAAGAGTCATATACCAGGCCTAATAAATGTGGGAGGTGTCACAAGGCCACAAAGCACAATCGAAGAACATGCAAAGAGCCAAGCGATATATGA